ACCAACATGCTCGCGCTGAATGCTGCTGTCGAAGCGTCACGTGCCGGAAACCAAGGGAAAGGGTTTGCAGTCATTGCGACAGAAATCCGAAAACTGGCTGACCAAAGTCGCAAGTCAGCCGATCGCATTGGCACTCTCGTCAGTGATATTCAAAACGCTACCAACTCTACAGTCATGGTGACGGATGAAGGCACAAAAACTGTTGAGAGCATTGTGGCTGCGGCGAACAATATCTCCTTAAGTAACCAACAAATTTCTTTGACCTCTAAGCAGCAGGCGATCGCGATTCAGCAAGTGGTGGATGCCATGATGGCCATCAACCAAGGAGCGAGCCAAACAGCAAGTGGCATCGGGCAAACGAAAGTAAGCACTCGACAGTTGAGTGAAGCAGCGCTCACCCTAAAATCAGTTGTTTAGTTGTAGGTGCTGAGTTCATCAGGATGCATAGTTTGCGTTCTTTTGGCAAGATTAGTTCTTAGTAGGGCTTGGAGAACATAGAACTGTGTGCTTCCAGATTTGATTCCACCCTGGAACAGCATCTGGTAATGACCTCTATGGCTGCAGATTTACTTTAGAAGTAGCCTCTTAGCCTTTCAATCCTTTGCTCTTGGGATAGTGAGCTACACGGGATTCCAAGCTTGAGCTTGCTGGCGATCGCACTGCTAAATAAGTCCAGTTAGCAGTGCGGGGTTATATTTCCCAATCCAGAGTACTGGTGTCAAAGGTCATGACAAAGCTAATCAGCCTCTATCGGTAGCCATCCCTAAAGAGAGTCTCCAGCTTCAGAGCAAGCACAAGGACGGAACAGAGTTTGAATCGAACCACTCTTAAAGGCAAGTACTGTAAAGCCATTGACTCTCTTTAGGGAAATAACGTCATCAGCGGCCTCTATGACTCGGTAGAAATGGCCTGCCTCAGAGAGCAAACATTCGCCTGCTAATACGGTCATCGCTTAACTGTTTACTAAATCAATAAGTATATTTTTATACCTTTGCTAATTGTGGTGTAGGTTTGTGGCAACAAAGTTCTATTTTCTACATACAAGTTAAGGATTTCTTGAGCCAGCACTGCGATTGCTCAGTCATTAAAGTTTGCGGTTTAATGTTGGCATGCTCCAACCCACGACGGTTAAACCTACATCCCTAGCTCTCGCCAAAACTTCTCTTGAGGTATCACCTTCCCGCAGTTCACACGAAATCAAGTCCGAGCCCTCACAGAATTGATAGCCTAAGGGCAAGTCTGAAGGCGGTTGAAAACAGGTGAGAATGATTTTTTGGGCCATTCTTACAGGGCAACTGACTAGATAGGCACAGGTCCTAGAGTAAAAACCTTGCAGCGTGAAAAAAACCGCTAAAGCGCTTAATCTTGATGCCTGTAAGCAATATCTCCCAAAGGCAGATTGCCTAAGTTATGGTTCTATCGAGCTGGCATGCAATACTGGCGACCATCAAGCCAACCGTCGTCAAACCATTGGTGGCTCAATCAGGGAAGTGTCAATCGTGTGGATTGTATTTTCAGTCAGAGGATCTGATGGCAGTTCACCATGTGGACGGCAACTCAACCAACTATCAACAGAGCAATCTGGCGTTATTGCATCGACATTGCCATGACCAATTGCACCGAAATCTGCGTGGCAAGCACCGAGCGGTTGAGGAGCCATGTGAGGCGACGAGGCTCATGCACGGTCCTGAAGACCAGCGGGGTGGGTGACTGCTCCGCTGAGTTTAACTCCATTGCTATACAAGGGCGAAGAGGCCGTGGCGAATCCCATACAAGACTCGA
The Trichocoleus sp. FACHB-46 genome window above contains:
- a CDS encoding HNH endonuclease, with protein sequence MVLSSWHAILATIKPTVVKPLVAQSGKCQSCGLYFQSEDLMAVHHVDGNSTNYQQSNLALLHRHCHDQLHRNLRGKHRAVEEPCEATRLMHGPEDQRGG